A stretch of the Lactuca sativa cultivar Salinas chromosome 9, Lsat_Salinas_v11, whole genome shotgun sequence genome encodes the following:
- the LOC111915068 gene encoding patatin-like protein 6, whose translation MASNHTSLAMLQEPSIDTDKLSYEIFSILESKFLFGYDDPKLWKPIQVSPEVSVTPTTVDVGDVNNSVQAMKNQRGKICVLSIDGGGMRNILAGKALAYLENALKVKSGNQNARIADYFDVAAGTGVGGVFTAMLFGMNHSRPIFKAEDTWKFLAEQGKRLYQQKSSSSGSGGGGKGQGLFKRILRGGNSRGGGGGGITHATAGFENAMKEAFTINGQSLTLKNTLKPVLIPCYDLSSSAPFLFSRADALETDSFDFRLWEVCRATTALPGLFEPVSMKSVDGKTRCVAVDGGLAMSNPTAAAITHVLHNKQEFPFVRGVEDLLVLSLGTGQVLEGNYDYNQVKGWKPNDWARPMARISGDSSADMVDHAVSLAFGQSRSSNYVRIQANGSNMGRCGVNVDSDSSPGNVKLLTGIADEMLKQKNVESILFGGKRIGNQSNFEKLDWFAEQLVLEHQRRSCRIAPTVAFKQAAPNST comes from the exons ATGGCTTCGAATCATACGTCTTTGGCAATGCTGCAAGAGCCAAGTATCGACACCGATAAGCTCAGCTACGAGATTTTCTCGATTCTCGAGAGCAAGTTCTTATTCGGTTACGATGATCCCAAGCTTTGGAAACCTATTCAGGTTTCTCCGGAAGTTTCTGTTACTCCCACGACGGTGGATGTAGGGGATGTTAACAACAGTGTTCAAGCGATGAAGAATCAGAGAGGGAAAATCTGTGTGCTCTCTATCGACGGTGGAGGAATGCGGAATATTTTAGCCGGAAAAGCGTTGGCTTATCTGGAGAACGCGTTGAAGGTCAAGTCCGGCAACCAAAACGCCAGAATCGCTGATTATTTTGATGTCGCAGCCGGCACCGGAGTAGGAGGTGTCTTCACGGCGATGTTGTTCGGGATGAACCATAGCCGTCCCATTTTCAAGGCGGAGGACACATGGAAGTTTTTGGCGGAACAGGGGAAGAGATTGTACCAACAAAAATCAAGCTCCAGCGGCTCCGGCGGCGGCGGAAAAGGCCAAGGTTTATTTAAACGGATTCTCCGCGGCGGAAACAgcagaggaggaggaggaggagggatAACTCATGCGACGGCTGGATTTGAAAACGCAATGAAGGAAGCTTTCACCATCAATGGACAAAGTTTAACATTGAAGAACACATTGAAGCCGGTGTTGATCCCTTGCTACGACCTCTCCAGCTCAGCTCCGTTTCTATTCTCCCGAGCCGACGCTTTGGAAACAGACAGCTTCGATTTCCGTCTCTGGGAGGTCTGCCGCGCCACCACTGCTTTACCGGGCTTGTTCGAACCGGTCTCCATGAAATCCGTCGACGGGAAGACACGTTGTGTGGCGGTTGACGGTGGTTTAGCCATGAGCAACCCTACAGCAGCGGCAATCACACACGTTCTCCACAACAAGCAGGAGTTCCCTTTCGTACGAGGGGTAGAGGACCTTTTGGTACTTTCATTGGGCACCGGTCAAGTTCTAGAAGGCAACTACGATTACAACCAAGTCAAAGGGTGGAAGCCTAACGATTGGGCTCGCCCCATGGCTAGAATTTCCGGTGACAGCTCCGCCGACATGGTGGACCACGCCGTCTCCCTGGCTTTTGGTCAAAGCCGTAGCAGTAATTATGTCCGTATTCAG GCAAACGGATCGAACATGGGACGTTGTGGGGTGAATGTTGATTCCGATTCCAGCCCCGGAAATGTAAAATTGCTCACGGGAATAGCCGATGAAATGTTGAAACAGAAGAATGTGGAATCAATATTGTTTGGGGGTAAAAGAATCGGCAACCAAAGCAACTTCGAAAAACTCGATTGGTTTGCAGAACAACTCGTCTTAGAACATCAAAGGAGAAGTTGCCGGATCGCTCCCACCGTCGCATTTAAACAAGCCGCGCCCAATTCCACCTAA
- the LOC128129060 gene encoding L10-interacting MYB domain-containing protein-like — MFGKFTFTDISLLVLSAHTASFASRPATNTGDAGDLQHRRHRRPATPIMDENNNTIVDCETSLKMKKPKFGWDNRSFMVFVDSCLIKKKGRKATSSFDKIGWENIQKRIKEKTGYSLEKKQLTNKWENMKKEWKLYDRLMRLETGLGGTRSLVDASPEWWEEKIKENKDYAKFRNTDLSIFDEKYAFLFRDSVAVGDQTMTPLQFKTIAIQTKKIWRAKEIVMKSI, encoded by the exons atgtttggtaag TTCACATTCACAGATATCTCTCTTCTTGTTCTCTCCGCTCACACAGCTAGCTTCGCATCTCGACCTGCAACAAACACCGGCGACGCCGGCGACCTGCAACACCGGCGACACCGGCGACCTGCAACACCG ATAATGGATGAAAACAACAATACAATTGTTGATTGTGAAACatctttaaaaatgaaaaaaccaaAATTTGGGTGGGATAATCGTAGCTTCATGGTGTTTGTTGATTCGTGCTTGATTAAAAAAAAAGGCCGTAAAGCCACTTCCTCCTTTGATAAAATTGGGTGGGAAAATATACAAAAACGCATTAAGGAGAAAACAGGTTATAGCCTTGAAAAAAAACAACTAACAAACAAATGGGAGAACATGAAAAAAgagtggaaactttatgaccgcTTAATGAGGCTTGAAACCGGACTCGGTGGGACGAGAAGCCTAGTAGATGCGTCCCCCGAGTGGTGGGAGGAGAAAATAAAG GAGAATAAAGATTATGCCAAATTTAGGAACACAGATTTGAGCATATTTGATGAGAAATATGCTTTTTTGTTTCGGGATTCTGTTGCCGTTGGAGATCAGACTATGACTCCATTACAATTTAAAACAATCGCAATCCAAACGAAGAAAATATGGAGGGCAAAGGAGATAGTGATGAAATCAATTTAG